A portion of the Jaculus jaculus isolate mJacJac1 chromosome 5, mJacJac1.mat.Y.cur, whole genome shotgun sequence genome contains these proteins:
- the Snx17 gene encoding sorting nexin-17 isoform X2 encodes MHFSIPETESRSGDSGGSAYVLRKEYGANVLPAFPPKKLFSLTPAEVEQRREQLEKYMQAVRQDPLLGSSETFNSFLRRAQQETQQVPTEEVSLEVLLSNGQKVLVSVLTSDQTEDVLDAVAAKLDLPDDLIGYFSLFLVREKEDGGFSFVRKLQEFELPYVSVTSLRSQEYKIVLRKSYWDSAYDDDVMENRVGLNLLYAQTVSDIERGWILVTKEQHRQLKSLQEKVSKKEFLRLAQTLRHYGYLRFDACVADFPEKDCPVVVSAGNSELSLQLRLPGQQLREGSFRVTRMRCWRVTSSVPLPSGGTSSPGRGRGEVRLELAFEYLMSKDRLQWVTITSPQAIMMSICLQSMVDELMVKKSGGSIRKMLRRRVGGTLKRSDSQQAVKSPPLLESPDASRESMVKLSSKLSAVSLRGIGSPSTDASASDVHGNFAFEGIGDEDL; translated from the exons ATGCACTTTTCTATTCCTGAAACCGAGTCCCGCAGTGGGGACAGCGGCGGCTCCGCCTACGTG CTCCGGAAGGAGTATGGGGCCAATGTACTTCCTGCATTCCCCCCAAAGAAGCTCTTCTCCCTGACACCTGCAGAGGTAGAACAGAGGAGAGAACAGTTAGAGAAGTACATGCAAGCTG TTCGGCAAGACCCACTACTTGGGAGCAGTGAAACCTTCAACAGTTTCCTTCGTCGGGCCCAACAG GAGACACAGCAGGTCCCCACAGAGGAGGTCTCCTTGGAGGTGCTGCTCAGCAATGGACAGAAAGTTCTGGTCAGTGTTCTAACTTCAGATCAGACAGAAGATGTCCTGGAT GCTGTGGCTGCAAAGTTGGATCTTCCAGATGACTTGATCGGATACTTCAGTCTTTTCCTTGTTCGAGAAAAAGAAGATGGAGGCTTTTCTT tTGTACGGAAGTTGCAGGAATTTGAGCTGCCTTATGTATCTGTTACCAGTCTTCGGAGTCAAGAGTATAAGATTGTGCTAAGGAAGAG TTATTGGGACTCTGCGTATGATGATGATGTCATGGAGAACCGGGTTGGCCTGAACCTGCTTTATGCTCAG ACAGTGTCAGATATTGAGCGTGGGTGGATCCTGGTCACCAAAGAACAGCATCGACAGCTCAAATCTCTGCAAGAGAAAGTCTCTAAGAAGGAG TTCCTGAGGCTGGCCCAAACCCTGAGGCACTATGGCTACCTGCGCTTCGATGCCTGTGTAGCTGACTTTCCAGAAAAGGATTGTCCTGTGGTGGTCAGCGCAGGAAACAGTGAACTCAGCCTTCAGCTCCGcctgcctggccaacaacttcGGGAAGGCTCCTTCCGGGTTACCCGTATGCGGTGCTGGCGGGTCACCTCCTCT GTGCCACTGCCCAGTGGAGGCACAAGCAGTCCAGGCCGGGGCCGGGGCGAAGTGCGTCTGGAATTGGCTTTTGAATACCTCATGAGCAAGGACCGGCTACAGTGGGTCACCATCACCAGCCCTCAG GCTATCATGATGAGCATCTGCTTGCAATCCATGGTGGATGAGCTGATGGTGAAGAAATCTGGGGGCAGTATTAGAAAG ATGCTGCGCCGGCGGGTGGGAGGCACCCTGAAACGCTCAGACAGTCAGCAAGCAGTGAAGTCCCCACCCCTGCTT GAGTCACCTGATGCCAGCCGGGAATCCATGGTGAAACTCTCA AGCAAGCTGAGTGCCGTGAGCTTGCGGGGGATTGGCAGTCCCAGCACAGATGCCAGTGCCAGTGATGTCCATGGCAATTTCGCCTTCGAGGGCATTGGAGATGAGGATCTGTAA
- the Snx17 gene encoding sorting nexin-17 isoform X3, which translates to MQAVRQDPLLGSSETFNSFLRRAQQETQQVPTEEVSLEVLLSNGQKVLVSVLTSDQTEDVLDAVAAKLDLPDDLIGYFSLFLVREKEDGGFSFVRKLQEFELPYVSVTSLRSQEYKIVLRKSYWDSAYDDDVMENRVGLNLLYAQTVSDIERGWILVTKEQHRQLKSLQEKVSKKEFLRLAQTLRHYGYLRFDACVADFPEKDCPVVVSAGNSELSLQLRLPGQQLREGSFRVTRMRCWRVTSSVPLPSGGTSSPGRGRGEVRLELAFEYLMSKDRLQWVTITSPQAIMMSICLQSMVDELMVKKSGGSIRKMLRRRVGGTLKRSDSQQAVKSPPLLESPDASRESMVKLSSKLSAVSLRGIGSPSTDASASDVHGNFAFEGIGDEDL; encoded by the exons ATGCAAGCTG TTCGGCAAGACCCACTACTTGGGAGCAGTGAAACCTTCAACAGTTTCCTTCGTCGGGCCCAACAG GAGACACAGCAGGTCCCCACAGAGGAGGTCTCCTTGGAGGTGCTGCTCAGCAATGGACAGAAAGTTCTGGTCAGTGTTCTAACTTCAGATCAGACAGAAGATGTCCTGGAT GCTGTGGCTGCAAAGTTGGATCTTCCAGATGACTTGATCGGATACTTCAGTCTTTTCCTTGTTCGAGAAAAAGAAGATGGAGGCTTTTCTT tTGTACGGAAGTTGCAGGAATTTGAGCTGCCTTATGTATCTGTTACCAGTCTTCGGAGTCAAGAGTATAAGATTGTGCTAAGGAAGAG TTATTGGGACTCTGCGTATGATGATGATGTCATGGAGAACCGGGTTGGCCTGAACCTGCTTTATGCTCAG ACAGTGTCAGATATTGAGCGTGGGTGGATCCTGGTCACCAAAGAACAGCATCGACAGCTCAAATCTCTGCAAGAGAAAGTCTCTAAGAAGGAG TTCCTGAGGCTGGCCCAAACCCTGAGGCACTATGGCTACCTGCGCTTCGATGCCTGTGTAGCTGACTTTCCAGAAAAGGATTGTCCTGTGGTGGTCAGCGCAGGAAACAGTGAACTCAGCCTTCAGCTCCGcctgcctggccaacaacttcGGGAAGGCTCCTTCCGGGTTACCCGTATGCGGTGCTGGCGGGTCACCTCCTCT GTGCCACTGCCCAGTGGAGGCACAAGCAGTCCAGGCCGGGGCCGGGGCGAAGTGCGTCTGGAATTGGCTTTTGAATACCTCATGAGCAAGGACCGGCTACAGTGGGTCACCATCACCAGCCCTCAG GCTATCATGATGAGCATCTGCTTGCAATCCATGGTGGATGAGCTGATGGTGAAGAAATCTGGGGGCAGTATTAGAAAG ATGCTGCGCCGGCGGGTGGGAGGCACCCTGAAACGCTCAGACAGTCAGCAAGCAGTGAAGTCCCCACCCCTGCTT GAGTCACCTGATGCCAGCCGGGAATCCATGGTGAAACTCTCA AGCAAGCTGAGTGCCGTGAGCTTGCGGGGGATTGGCAGTCCCAGCACAGATGCCAGTGCCAGTGATGTCCATGGCAATTTCGCCTTCGAGGGCATTGGAGATGAGGATCTGTAA
- the Znf513 gene encoding zinc finger protein 513 isoform X2, which yields MRWVDTEDSLDEGPGTLVLESDLLLGQDLEFEEEEEDEEGGGHNDQLVGFERDSEGDSVCARPGLPYGLSDDESGGGRALSAESEVEEPARGPGEARGERPGPACQLCGGPTGEGPCCGAGGPGGGPPLPPRLLYSCRLCAFVSHYSSHLKRHMQTHSGEKPFRCGRCPYASAQLVNLTRHTRTHTGEKPYRCPHCPFACSSLGNLRRHQRTHTGPPTPPCPTCGFRCCAPRPTRPPSPTEQEGAVPRRSEDALLLPDLSLHVPPGGTSFLPDCGQLRGEGEGLCGTGSEPLPELLFPWTCRGCGQELEEGEGSRLGAAMCGRCMRGEPGGDASGGPQGPSDKGFACSLCPFATHYPNHLARHMKTHSGEKPFRCARCPYASAHLDNLKRHQRVHTGEKPYKCPLCPYACGNLANLKRHGRIHSGDKPFRCSLCNYSCNQSMNLKRHMLRHTGEKPFRCATCAYTTGHWDNYKRHQKVHGHGGAGGPGLSAPEGWAPPHSPPSVLSTRGSTALGATGTRALHTDSP from the exons ATGCGATGGG tgGATACTGAAGACTCCCTCGACGAAGGACCCGGGACCCTGGTGTTGGAGAGTGACTTGCTACTAGGCCAAGATCTGGAgtttgaggaggaagaggaagacgaGGAAGGTGGTGGCCACAACGACCAGCTCGTGGGCTTTGAGAGAGACTCTGAAG GAGACTCTGTGTGTGCCAGGCCTGGGCTTCCCTACGGGCTGAGTGACGACGAGTCTGGGGGCGGCCGGGCACTGAGTGCCGAGAGTGAAGTTGAGGAGCCAGCCAGGGGTCCAGGGGAGGCCAGGGGTGAGAGGCCAGGCCCAGCCTGCCAGCTGTGTGGGGGGCCGACAGGTGAGGGTCCGTGTTGTGGGGCAGGAGGGCCGGGTGGGGGGCCCCCACTGCCCCCACGGCTCCTGTACTCATGCCGCCTCTGCGCCTTCGTGTCCCACTACTCGAGCCACCTGAAGcggcacatgcagacacacagcGGGGAGAAGCCGTTCCGCTGTGGCCGCTGCCCCTACGCCTCAGCCCAGCTCGTCAACTTGACACGACATACCCGCACCCACACTGGCGAGAAGCCCTACCGCTGTCCCCACTGCCCCTTTGCCTGCAGCAGCCTGGGCAACCTGAGGCGGCATCAGCGCACCCACACCGGGCCTCCCACTCCTCCCTGCCCGACCTGTGGCTTCCGCTGTTGTGCTCCACGACCCACCCGGCCTCCCAGTCCCACAGAGCAGGAGGGGGCAGTGCCTCGGCGATCTGAAG ATGCTTTGCTCCTTCCAGATCTGAGCCTCCATGTGCCACCAGGTGGTACCAGTTTCCTGCCAGACTGTGGGCAGCTGCGGGGTGAAGGGGAGGGTTTGTGTGGAACTGGATCAGAACCTCTGCCAGAGCTGTTATTCCCTTGGACCTGCCGAGGCTGTGGACAAGAGCTGGAGGAGGGTGAGGGCAGTCGGCTGGGAGCTGCCATGTGTGGGCGCTGCATGCGAGGAGAACCTGGAGGGGATGCTAGTGGGGGACCCCAGGGCCCCAGTGACAAAGGCTTTGCCTGTAGCCTCTGCCCTTTTGCCACTCACTATCCCAACCATCTTGCGCGGCACATGAAGACCCACAGCGGTGAGAAACCTTTCCGCTGTGCCCGTTGTCCTTATGCCTCTGCTCATCTGGATAACCTGAAACGGCATCAGCGCGTCCATACGGGAGAAAAGCCCTACAAGTGCCCCCTCTGCCCCTATGCCTGTGGTAACCTGGCCAACCTCAAGCGTCATGGTCGCATCCACTCTGGTGACAAACCTTTTCGGTGTAGTCTTTGCAACTATAGCTGCAACCAGAGCATGAACCTCAAACGCCACATGTTGCGGCACACAGGCGAGAAGCCCTTCCGTTGTGCCACCTGCGCTTACACCACAGGCCACTGGGATAACTACAAGCGCCACCAGAAGGTTCATGGCCATGGTGGGGCAGGAGGGCCTGGCCTCTCTGCCCCTGAGGGCTGGGCCCCACCTCATAGCCCTCCCTCTGTTTTGAGCACTCGGGGTTCAACAGCCCTGGGTGCTACTGGTACCCGGGCTCTCCATACAGACTCACCTTGA
- the Znf513 gene encoding zinc finger protein 513 isoform X1, with protein MPRRKQSHPQPVKCDGVRVDTEDSLDEGPGTLVLESDLLLGQDLEFEEEEEDEEGGGHNDQLVGFERDSEGDSVCARPGLPYGLSDDESGGGRALSAESEVEEPARGPGEARGERPGPACQLCGGPTGEGPCCGAGGPGGGPPLPPRLLYSCRLCAFVSHYSSHLKRHMQTHSGEKPFRCGRCPYASAQLVNLTRHTRTHTGEKPYRCPHCPFACSSLGNLRRHQRTHTGPPTPPCPTCGFRCCAPRPTRPPSPTEQEGAVPRRSEDALLLPDLSLHVPPGGTSFLPDCGQLRGEGEGLCGTGSEPLPELLFPWTCRGCGQELEEGEGSRLGAAMCGRCMRGEPGGDASGGPQGPSDKGFACSLCPFATHYPNHLARHMKTHSGEKPFRCARCPYASAHLDNLKRHQRVHTGEKPYKCPLCPYACGNLANLKRHGRIHSGDKPFRCSLCNYSCNQSMNLKRHMLRHTGEKPFRCATCAYTTGHWDNYKRHQKVHGHGGAGGPGLSAPEGWAPPHSPPSVLSTRGSTALGATGTRALHTDSP; from the exons ATGCCCCGGAGGAAGCAGAGCCACCCGCAGCCCGTGAAATGCGATGGGGTCAGAG tgGATACTGAAGACTCCCTCGACGAAGGACCCGGGACCCTGGTGTTGGAGAGTGACTTGCTACTAGGCCAAGATCTGGAgtttgaggaggaagaggaagacgaGGAAGGTGGTGGCCACAACGACCAGCTCGTGGGCTTTGAGAGAGACTCTGAAG GAGACTCTGTGTGTGCCAGGCCTGGGCTTCCCTACGGGCTGAGTGACGACGAGTCTGGGGGCGGCCGGGCACTGAGTGCCGAGAGTGAAGTTGAGGAGCCAGCCAGGGGTCCAGGGGAGGCCAGGGGTGAGAGGCCAGGCCCAGCCTGCCAGCTGTGTGGGGGGCCGACAGGTGAGGGTCCGTGTTGTGGGGCAGGAGGGCCGGGTGGGGGGCCCCCACTGCCCCCACGGCTCCTGTACTCATGCCGCCTCTGCGCCTTCGTGTCCCACTACTCGAGCCACCTGAAGcggcacatgcagacacacagcGGGGAGAAGCCGTTCCGCTGTGGCCGCTGCCCCTACGCCTCAGCCCAGCTCGTCAACTTGACACGACATACCCGCACCCACACTGGCGAGAAGCCCTACCGCTGTCCCCACTGCCCCTTTGCCTGCAGCAGCCTGGGCAACCTGAGGCGGCATCAGCGCACCCACACCGGGCCTCCCACTCCTCCCTGCCCGACCTGTGGCTTCCGCTGTTGTGCTCCACGACCCACCCGGCCTCCCAGTCCCACAGAGCAGGAGGGGGCAGTGCCTCGGCGATCTGAAG ATGCTTTGCTCCTTCCAGATCTGAGCCTCCATGTGCCACCAGGTGGTACCAGTTTCCTGCCAGACTGTGGGCAGCTGCGGGGTGAAGGGGAGGGTTTGTGTGGAACTGGATCAGAACCTCTGCCAGAGCTGTTATTCCCTTGGACCTGCCGAGGCTGTGGACAAGAGCTGGAGGAGGGTGAGGGCAGTCGGCTGGGAGCTGCCATGTGTGGGCGCTGCATGCGAGGAGAACCTGGAGGGGATGCTAGTGGGGGACCCCAGGGCCCCAGTGACAAAGGCTTTGCCTGTAGCCTCTGCCCTTTTGCCACTCACTATCCCAACCATCTTGCGCGGCACATGAAGACCCACAGCGGTGAGAAACCTTTCCGCTGTGCCCGTTGTCCTTATGCCTCTGCTCATCTGGATAACCTGAAACGGCATCAGCGCGTCCATACGGGAGAAAAGCCCTACAAGTGCCCCCTCTGCCCCTATGCCTGTGGTAACCTGGCCAACCTCAAGCGTCATGGTCGCATCCACTCTGGTGACAAACCTTTTCGGTGTAGTCTTTGCAACTATAGCTGCAACCAGAGCATGAACCTCAAACGCCACATGTTGCGGCACACAGGCGAGAAGCCCTTCCGTTGTGCCACCTGCGCTTACACCACAGGCCACTGGGATAACTACAAGCGCCACCAGAAGGTTCATGGCCATGGTGGGGCAGGAGGGCCTGGCCTCTCTGCCCCTGAGGGCTGGGCCCCACCTCATAGCCCTCCCTCTGTTTTGAGCACTCGGGGTTCAACAGCCCTGGGTGCTACTGGTACCCGGGCTCTCCATACAGACTCACCTTGA
- the Snx17 gene encoding sorting nexin-17 isoform X1 — protein MHFSIPETESRSGDSGGSAYVAYNIHVNGVLHCRVRYSQLLGLHEQLRKEYGANVLPAFPPKKLFSLTPAEVEQRREQLEKYMQAVRQDPLLGSSETFNSFLRRAQQETQQVPTEEVSLEVLLSNGQKVLVSVLTSDQTEDVLDAVAAKLDLPDDLIGYFSLFLVREKEDGGFSFVRKLQEFELPYVSVTSLRSQEYKIVLRKSYWDSAYDDDVMENRVGLNLLYAQTVSDIERGWILVTKEQHRQLKSLQEKVSKKEFLRLAQTLRHYGYLRFDACVADFPEKDCPVVVSAGNSELSLQLRLPGQQLREGSFRVTRMRCWRVTSSVPLPSGGTSSPGRGRGEVRLELAFEYLMSKDRLQWVTITSPQAIMMSICLQSMVDELMVKKSGGSIRKMLRRRVGGTLKRSDSQQAVKSPPLLESPDASRESMVKLSSKLSAVSLRGIGSPSTDASASDVHGNFAFEGIGDEDL, from the exons ATGCACTTTTCTATTCCTGAAACCGAGTCCCGCAGTGGGGACAGCGGCGGCTCCGCCTACGTG gCCTATAACATTCACGTGAATGGAGTCCTGCACTGTCGGGTGCGCTACAGCCAGCTCCTGGGGCTGCACGAGCAG CTCCGGAAGGAGTATGGGGCCAATGTACTTCCTGCATTCCCCCCAAAGAAGCTCTTCTCCCTGACACCTGCAGAGGTAGAACAGAGGAGAGAACAGTTAGAGAAGTACATGCAAGCTG TTCGGCAAGACCCACTACTTGGGAGCAGTGAAACCTTCAACAGTTTCCTTCGTCGGGCCCAACAG GAGACACAGCAGGTCCCCACAGAGGAGGTCTCCTTGGAGGTGCTGCTCAGCAATGGACAGAAAGTTCTGGTCAGTGTTCTAACTTCAGATCAGACAGAAGATGTCCTGGAT GCTGTGGCTGCAAAGTTGGATCTTCCAGATGACTTGATCGGATACTTCAGTCTTTTCCTTGTTCGAGAAAAAGAAGATGGAGGCTTTTCTT tTGTACGGAAGTTGCAGGAATTTGAGCTGCCTTATGTATCTGTTACCAGTCTTCGGAGTCAAGAGTATAAGATTGTGCTAAGGAAGAG TTATTGGGACTCTGCGTATGATGATGATGTCATGGAGAACCGGGTTGGCCTGAACCTGCTTTATGCTCAG ACAGTGTCAGATATTGAGCGTGGGTGGATCCTGGTCACCAAAGAACAGCATCGACAGCTCAAATCTCTGCAAGAGAAAGTCTCTAAGAAGGAG TTCCTGAGGCTGGCCCAAACCCTGAGGCACTATGGCTACCTGCGCTTCGATGCCTGTGTAGCTGACTTTCCAGAAAAGGATTGTCCTGTGGTGGTCAGCGCAGGAAACAGTGAACTCAGCCTTCAGCTCCGcctgcctggccaacaacttcGGGAAGGCTCCTTCCGGGTTACCCGTATGCGGTGCTGGCGGGTCACCTCCTCT GTGCCACTGCCCAGTGGAGGCACAAGCAGTCCAGGCCGGGGCCGGGGCGAAGTGCGTCTGGAATTGGCTTTTGAATACCTCATGAGCAAGGACCGGCTACAGTGGGTCACCATCACCAGCCCTCAG GCTATCATGATGAGCATCTGCTTGCAATCCATGGTGGATGAGCTGATGGTGAAGAAATCTGGGGGCAGTATTAGAAAG ATGCTGCGCCGGCGGGTGGGAGGCACCCTGAAACGCTCAGACAGTCAGCAAGCAGTGAAGTCCCCACCCCTGCTT GAGTCACCTGATGCCAGCCGGGAATCCATGGTGAAACTCTCA AGCAAGCTGAGTGCCGTGAGCTTGCGGGGGATTGGCAGTCCCAGCACAGATGCCAGTGCCAGTGATGTCCATGGCAATTTCGCCTTCGAGGGCATTGGAGATGAGGATCTGTAA